One stretch of Methylopila sp. 73B DNA includes these proteins:
- the phaZ gene encoding polyhydroxyalkanoate depolymerase, whose protein sequence is MPLYWMYEAAQSSLGPARALADAGRLYFKNPANPASHTDWGRKMGAMCEVFERATRRYGKPEFGLATTLVNGERLAVTEKAVWSRPFCNLVHFERAMRPGARKQPKLLIVAPMSGHYATLLRGTVEAMLPDHDLFITDWTDARLVPVTDGSFDLDDYIDYLISMFRFMKGDVHVMAVCQPAVPVLAAVARMEADNDPFVPHSMTLMGGPIDTRENPTAVNQVAIDRGTEWFQRNVVTMVPWPHPGAMRQVYPGFLQLTGFVSMNLDRHVEAHKEFFNHLVDGDGDSAEKHREFYDEYLAVMDLTAEFYLQTVDTVFVRQSLPKGEMTHRGKPVDCSKITRCALMTVEGERDDISGVGQTKAAHTLCSSLSDDKRVHYLQDKVGHYGVFNGSRFRSQIAPRIHDFILSNQPRAASPSKPAAPAEAPQKAEPADVGAEAKASTGADAAVKVRATAKRARSNGATRLAEPQGPADDLTRITGVGPKLQAVLNEAGIFHYWQIARMTEDERVSLDAKMTPPGRIARDKWVEQAARLVEAG, encoded by the coding sequence ATGCCGTTGTACTGGATGTACGAGGCGGCGCAATCCTCGCTGGGGCCGGCCCGAGCGCTGGCGGACGCCGGTCGGCTCTACTTCAAGAACCCCGCGAACCCGGCCTCCCACACCGACTGGGGTCGGAAGATGGGGGCGATGTGCGAGGTGTTCGAGCGCGCGACGCGCCGCTACGGCAAGCCCGAGTTCGGCCTCGCCACGACGCTCGTCAACGGCGAACGGCTGGCGGTGACCGAGAAGGCGGTCTGGAGCCGACCGTTCTGCAACCTCGTCCATTTCGAGCGCGCGATGCGGCCGGGCGCCCGCAAGCAGCCGAAGCTGCTGATCGTCGCGCCGATGTCCGGTCACTACGCCACGCTGCTGCGCGGCACCGTCGAGGCCATGCTGCCGGACCACGACCTCTTCATCACCGACTGGACCGACGCCCGCCTTGTCCCGGTCACCGACGGGTCCTTCGACCTCGACGACTACATCGACTACCTCATCTCGATGTTCCGCTTCATGAAGGGCGACGTGCACGTGATGGCGGTGTGTCAGCCCGCCGTGCCGGTGCTCGCCGCTGTCGCGCGCATGGAAGCCGACAACGACCCCTTCGTGCCGCATTCCATGACCTTGATGGGCGGCCCGATCGACACACGCGAGAACCCGACCGCCGTCAACCAGGTCGCGATCGACCGCGGCACCGAGTGGTTCCAGCGCAACGTGGTGACCATGGTGCCGTGGCCGCACCCCGGCGCCATGCGTCAGGTCTACCCCGGCTTCCTGCAGCTGACGGGCTTCGTGTCGATGAACCTCGACCGGCACGTCGAGGCCCACAAGGAGTTCTTCAACCACCTCGTGGACGGCGACGGCGACAGCGCCGAGAAACACCGCGAGTTCTACGACGAGTACCTTGCGGTGATGGACCTCACCGCGGAGTTCTACCTCCAGACGGTCGACACCGTGTTCGTGCGGCAGTCGCTGCCGAAGGGCGAGATGACCCACCGCGGCAAGCCGGTGGACTGCTCGAAGATCACCCGCTGCGCTCTGATGACGGTGGAGGGCGAGCGCGACGACATCTCGGGCGTCGGCCAGACCAAGGCGGCGCATACGCTCTGCTCCAGCCTCTCCGACGACAAGCGCGTCCACTATCTGCAGGACAAGGTCGGCCACTACGGCGTGTTCAACGGTTCGCGATTCCGGTCGCAGATCGCCCCGCGCATCCATGACTTCATCCTGTCGAACCAGCCGCGCGCCGCGTCGCCGTCGAAGCCCGCTGCGCCCGCCGAGGCACCTCAGAAGGCGGAGCCCGCCGACGTCGGCGCCGAGGCGAAGGCCTCGACGGGCGCGGACGCCGCCGTCAAGGTTCGCGCCACGGCCAAGCGCGCGAGGTCGAACGGCGCGACCCGGCTCGCCGAGCCGCAGGGCCCGGCCGACGACCTCACCCGGATCACCGGTGTCGGGCCGAAGCTGCAGGCCGTGCTCAACGAGGCCGGGATCTTCCATTACTGGCAGATCGCGCGGATGACCGAGGACGAGCGCGTGTCGCTGGACGCCAAGATGACGCCGCCCGGCCGTATCGCGCGCGACAAATGGGTGGAGCAAGCGGCGCGCCTCGTCGAGGCGGGCTGA